The nucleotide sequence ACCATGCATATTCTTTTGAAGCCAAGTTTCCAATCTTGGAGCCTCTTCTTCTAAAAATTCTGCTTTGGAAATACCACAAGACATAAAACCGAGGCGTTTCGCTTCGGTTTTTATCAATTCTGAATATTTAGATTTTTGCAACATTTAGCTATCGCTTTTGAAACTTCAAAATAGCATTTTTAGGCTTTAAAGTTATGAGAGGTAAAATTTCTATAGGTGTTGTTTTTGGTTCTATTTTGTAATTGCTTACCATCTCTGAGACTGCAAGTATCATTTCAAACATAGCAAAGTTGTTTCCAATACATTTCCTTGGACCTGCTCCAAAAGGTGCGTAATACGGTGTGTGCAAATATGGATCTGAATCTGAAAATCTTTCAGGATCAAATTTCTCCGGATTTTCCCAATGCTCTTTGTGCTTATGGATCTCGTGAAAAGAGAATAGCAAATTGGAACCTTTAGGTATTTCCAAGCCTTCAAAAGAATCATCTTCTAAATTTATCCTATCTATAAAATAAGCCGGAGGATATAATCGCATAGTCTCCTCGATAACCTTCTTGGTATAACTACAAGCCTGAATAAATTCCATTAATGTATGAGTTTCTTGCTTAGCCTTCAAACTCTCCTCATAGATCTTCTGTTGAGATTCTGGATTTCTAGCTAACAACTCTGCAGCAAAAGTGAGCGCATTAGAAGTAGTTTCATGACCAGCAGTAAACAATATCAAGATCTCATCTATTAATTGTTCTTCATCCATTTCATTACCATCCTCATAGCGTGCATCTAACAGCATATCTAAAAGATCGTTCTCTCTTATACCGCTTTCTTTTCTGGCTTTTACCAGCTTTTTAAGGATCACTCTTGCTTCATCTGTAAGATCTGTGTGCTTTTTAATTTCACCTCCATACTTAAACCATAAACTCAAGAAAGGTTGACGCAGTTCTCTCACTAACATTTTCTGGGCTGCTTCTGTGATAAATTGTAGCCTAGCAATGTCTTTATCTCCAACTGCACTGCTAAACAAAGATTTGACAACTGTCTGAAAAGCAAGATCATTAAAAACTGGAAATATATCAACATCCTTATCGATTTGGATCTTATCCAGTTCTGTAAGTATCGCTTTGTGAATACTCTCCAATAGTAAAGTGAGCTGCTTTTTATGAAAGGCAGGCTGTATCAATTTTCGTTGCTTTTTCCAATGATCTCCCTCTGCAGTAAGCAATCCTCTCCCTACATATTTTACCAGATCTTTGGTTTGAATAGGAGACTTTGTATAATTTTTTTGATTTTTTTGAAGTACATATTCCGCCAGATAGGCATCTCTAGAAAAAATTACAGATTTTCCGGGACCTATAATCAATCTAAATGTATCTCCATGCTTCTCAAAATTACTGTGATGAAAAGGCAACGGATTCTTAAGAATATTGGAAGCATGTTTTAAGAACTCTAAAAATGAAACCTTGGGGATGTTCCTTTTATTCATTACAATACTATATTTAACAGTTAATTTAAAGCTATGAGCTGGTTCAACTAATTGATATTTCGAGTAAGAATCTGCTAAATATTAATTTTCTTCCACTTCTTCTATAGCACTCTCCCAATTTGAAGCAATAATTTCTTCTTTCTTTATCAGATTCCCTGAAGTAGTAAGTTGATATTGATCTTTTCCTGAGTTCTTGAGTTCCCAAATGATATCTTCTGCTTCCGGAAACGCAACCTTCCCTTCCATTTGATCTGCAAACAATCTCTTAACGATATTTCTATCAGACAAACCATCATTAAACAATCTTAAGATCTCCTCCTTAGTAAGGCTCGAATCTTTAGTATCTGCTGATGTTATGGAGCAGTTTATAATTGTAGCACTAGAACTTGGAAACTTACCGTTATATGCTTTAAATAATAATTGTGTAATATGAAACAATGGAGCCTGTAGGTCCATATCTGGATACTCTTCACAAACCGTATCCATTAACATGTCGTTTGAAATCTGCTCGATCTGACCATCAGATAACTGATCACCCAATTTATACTCTAAAACTACCTTTGCAGCTTCAGATGGTTCAAAATCTGTAATTGCCATGAAGAGCAATTCTCTCAAATTTTCAGGTTTCGAATCTTGGGCGTCTGGATAATTAAATTTATCTAGTAAAGAAATATAATCTTCATTACTCCAATATTCTCGAATCTCATCTACAGTCTGAACGTTCGCTATATTTATTATGTATTTCGTCTTCATCATTAATTTCTTGTTGATAGATTTACAATCTTTTCCTAAGAATAACCATTTAAAATCAACTAACTATTAATATAATGCCAAATTTCAATTGAAGTTAAACATAGAAGGTTTATCATTTATATAATAAAGATGTACAGGTTCTATACAACCATTAAAACAAGCCACCTTGAGTAGCTCCTTTTATCCTGCCTAAATGTCTATAAGCAGCTTCTGTTACTTCCCTACCGCGTGGTGTTCTAAAGATAAATCCTTGCTGAATGAGAAAAGGCTCATAAACTTCCTCAATAGTTTCAGCATTCTCACTAACCGCAGTTGCAAGAGTAGTAATACCCACCGGCCCTCCTTTAAATTTATCTATAATGGTGGTTAATATTTTATTATCCATTTCATCTAATCCATGAGCATCTACATTCAATGCTTTTAAGCTGAATTTAGAGATCTCCATATCAATCTTTCCATTGCCTTTAATCTGAGCGAAATCACGAACTCTCCTTAGTAGTGCGTTCGCAATTCTTGGTGTGCCCCTACTTCTACCCGCAATCTCTATGGCTGCGTCCATAGTTATTGGCACTCTTAAGATCTCTGCGCTACGTTCTAAAATGGTAGAAAGCAATTCTGTAGTGTAATACTGAAGTCTACTAGAAATACCAAATCTTGCTCTCATAGGAGCAGTAAGCAAGCCAGATCTTGTGGTAGCTCCAATTAAGGTAAATGGATTCAGGTTTATCTGAACTGTCCTTGCGTTAGGCCCACTTTCGATCATGATGTCTATCTTATAATCTTCCATCGCAGAGTATAGATATTCTTCTACTATAGGACTTAATCTATGGATCTCGTCTATAAATAGAACATCTCTTTCTTCAAGATTGGTAAGTAACCCTGCAAGATCTCCTGGTTTGTCTATAACAGGACCTGAGGTAACTTTTATCCCAACTTGCAATTCATTGGCTAAAATATGGGCTAGAGTTGTCTTACCAAGTCCCGGAGGACCATGAAATAAGGTATGATCTAAAGCTTCACCACGCTGATTTGCAGCTTCAACAAAGATCTTAAGATTCTCCAATACTTGATCCTGACCAGCAAAATCATCAAAACTTAAAGGCCTTAAAGCTCTTTCAATATCAAACTCTTCTGAAGAAAAATTATCTCCTGATGCGTCCAGATTCTCGTTCATACAATGTGGTATATTTTAATATCTAAAATGAGATGCTAACAAAGATAAAAGAAAAAAGCCTCTTCAAAATGAAAAGGCTTTTATATTATAAGTAGAGAATTTTCTAATGATTCATCTCTTCTTCATTCTCTTGAAGTGGTACGTCCTGCGGGACGAAATCCTGACCAGCAATTACATATTCTCCATCTTCGTTGACCTTAGAATAATCGTAAGGCCATCTGTATACTGATGGTATAGCTCCAGGCCAGTTACCGTGAATATGCTCTACCGGAGTAGTCCATTCTAATGTGGTTGCATTCCAAGGATTCTGAGTAGCCTTCTTTCCGAAGAACATAGAACTAAAGAAATTATATAAGAATACTAATTGAACGATTGCAGTTATAATAGCAAAAACAGTTATAATAACATTTACATCTGCCAAATCATCAAAGTATGGAAATGCTGTATTCGTATAATATCTTCTTGGAAGACCTGCCATTCCAATAAAGTGCATTGGGAAGAATACCCCATACGCTCCAACAGCAGTTACCCAGAAATGAATATATCCTAAGTTCTTATTCATCATTCTACCAAACATTTTTGGAAACCAGTGGTATACACCAGCTAACAAACCGTAAAGTGCAGATATCCCCATTACAAGGTGGAAGTGAGCAATTACGAAATAAGTATCATGAACGTTGATATCTAAAGTACTATCTCCCAAAATAATTCCTGTTAGACCTCCAGTAATGAAGGTAGAAACGAAACCTATAGAAAATAACATGGCAGGGTTCATTTGCAGATTTCCCTTCCATAAAGTTGTGATCCAGTTAAAAGCTTTTACAGCAGATGGAATTGCAATTAACAAAGTTGTAAAGGTAAAAACAGATCCTAAGAAAGGATTCATACCAGACACGAACATGTGGTGTCCCCATACAATTGTAGATAGAAATGCAATTGCCAATATAGATGCTACCATGGCTCTATAACCAAATATTGGTTTACGTGCGTTGGTTGCCATAATTTCTGATACAAGCCCCATTGCCGGAAGTATAACGATATAAACTTCAGGGTGCCCTAAGAACCAAAATAAGTGCTCAAATAATACTGGAGAACCACCTTGATGACTCAACACTTCTCCTTGAATAAAAATATCACTTAAGAAGAACGAGGTACCAAAACTTCTATCCATTATAAGTAACAATGCTGCAGATAATAATACAGGGAAAGAAACAACCCCAATAATAGCTGTTACAAAGAATGCCCAAATTGTAAGAGGAAGTCTAGTCATAGACATTCCAATAGTTCTCATATTGATAACGGTAACTATATAGTTTAAAGATCCTAATAAAGAGGAAGCAATAAATACAGCCATAGCACTTAACCAAAGAGTCATACCAAGACCAGAACCTCCAATAGCCTGTGGCAATGCACTAAGCGGCGGATAAATGGTCCAACCTGCTGAAGCGGGTCCTGCCTCCACGAAAAGAGAACTAAGCATAATTACACAAGAAACAAAGAATAACCAGTAAGATACCATGTTCAGAAATCCTGACGCCATATCTCTTGCACCAATTTGAAGTGGTATTAAAAGGTTACTAAATGTTCCACTTAAACCTGCGGTTAATACAAAAAATACCATGATAGTACCATGTATAGTAACAAGCGCTAAGTAGATCTCCGGAGACATAACACCATCTGGTGCCCATTTTCCTAAAAGTGCCTTAAAGATCCAGAAAGATTGCTCTGGCCATGCCAGTTGCATTCTAAAAAGAATCGACATTAATATACCGATAACACCCATTAACAAACCTGTTATAAGGTATTGCTTAGAGATCATCTTATGGTCTGTACTAAAAATGTACTTTGTAATAAAGGTTTGCTTATGATGATGCCCATGATCATCATGTGCGTGATCTAGCGTTGCGTGTCCTGCTGCTGACATAACTTTAAATCTTTAACTTTTAGTTTTCTTCTTTTTCTTCTACTGCTGATGCCACTTCTACGTTCTCTTTTGGAGCATCTCCAACAGAATCTTCAGTATCTTGTGGTGCCATAGCATCCTTAAATGTTTGCTGTTCTTTTATCCAAGCATCATAATCTTCTTGAGACTCAACAACAATCTTCATTTGCATATTATAGTGACCTTGTCCACAAATCTTATTACATAAAAGATAGTAATCAAATTCGTAAGAATCTAAAGGAGCTTCACCTTCAGCCATTAACTTTTTAGAATTGTCTTTTCTAATTTCGTTAATGTTATCAACCTTTTCTACCATATATTCAGATGCTCTCATCTCTTCCGTAGTGATAGAAGGAGTAAAACCAAACTGAGTGATCATTCCAGGAACTACGTTCATTTGAGCTCTAAAGTGAGGAAAATAAGCAGAGTGTAAAACATCTTGAGATCTAAGTTTAAAAACTACTGGCTTCCCAACTGGTAAGTGTAATTCTGTTGTAACCTTGTCATCCATAGCATAAGGATCGCTTTCATCTACCCCTAATTGATTTACACCCTCAATAAACCTAACATTAGCTTTACCTAAAGTATTATCATCACCAGAATATCTAGCTCTCCATGCAAATTGATATGCATAAAGCTCTACAACCATTGGATCTTCGTCTTCATTAATGTTCATAATATCAGACCAGGTGAACAACCCGTAGATTATAAGTCCGGCTAATACAATTACAGGTATAATGGTCCAGATGAATTCTAACTTATCATTATCTGCAAAGAACAAAGCCTTCTGCCCTTTCTTACCTGTATACTTTATAGCGAAGAAATGCAATAAAGCTTGAGTAAGAACCTGTACGAACATAATGATACCTATTGAAAGGAACATTAAGTTATCTACTGCTCCACCATGTTCTGAAGCAGCTTCCGGAAGATAGAATTTACTGTAATGCCAGAAACACCAGATCATCAAGGCATAAAAGAACACAACAAAACCAACCATGATATAAGCCTGGCTTTTGTTATCCTTATCATTGGCAACCTGTGATGAATCTACATCACTGCTTTTGGATAACTGGAATATCTTGGATATTTGCCACATGGTTACGGCAAAAAGTGCTAATACTATGATTACTAAAAATACAGTCATTTTTATAATATCTACTTTTAATACTAATTGTTAATAATGGTAATTTTCACTTTCTACAATGAATGGGTTACCTTTTGGTCTTAACGCTACTTTCCCAAGACCAGCACCTACAACCAAGATGAACAGACCAAGGAAGAACAATAATCCTCCAATTTCAGTAATTCCAAAGAACCAGTATGGACCAACCGTAGAAGGCATAACTAGTAAGAAAACATCAATATAGTGACCAGCTAATAACAAAACTCCTGCCATAATTACGAACCATGGAATACGTTTGTAATCACTATTTATTAATATTAAAATTGGGAATACAAAATTAAGCACTAGCATTCCAAAAAACAATAGATTATACTCTTGAATTCTAATAATAAAATAAGTTACTTCTTCAGGAATATTCGCATACCATATTAGCATAAATTGACTAAACCATAAGTAAGTCCAGAATACACTAAAAGCAAACATGAATTTTGCAAGATCATGTAAATGACTATCGTTAATGAAAGGAACTAAGTTCAATTTCTTCAACATTATAGTTACCAATGCTATAACTGTTATAGCAGATACGAACATAGTAGCAAAAATGTACCATGCAAACAAAGTACTATACCAGTGAGGCGTCATAGACATGAACCAGTCCCAAGCCATAGTAGATTCTGTTACAATAAAGAACATCAAAAAGAAAACAGCTAATTTAAAGTTCCTTTTATAAGGAGCTAGATCTAACGCAGTTTCTTGAGCTAATGAATTTTTTCTAGAGAAGTGACGATATAAGTTCCAACCTATAATATAGATAATTCCTCTAATTAGAAAGAATGGAAAATTTAAATATCCCGATTTTGCTTGAAGTATAGGATCATGCGCAACCAATTCTTCATTCTGCCATGGGTAGAAGTGTGTTCCAGCAAATACAACTATTAAAAATACGATAATAGATCCCGGAAGCAAGTATGCGGTAATTCCTTCTATAACTCTGAATAGAACCGGAGACCACCCTGCAGAAGCAGCATATTGAATAGCATAAAAAACCAATGCTCCTAATGCTATCATAAAGAAAAAGAATGCATTCACAAAAGTTGCAGACCAAGGCTTGGTTTGATATTGATGTAATACATGCTCATAATGTGCATCATCATGAGATGCAGATTCGTGTGCATTAGCTTCATGTGAAACTGCCGCAGCACCATGTTCTTCATTCACAACTTCATGCTCACTAATTGCTTCATGATGATCTTCTTCAGAATTCATTGCATGAGTTTCAGAATCTCCATGATGCTCTTCTGAAGCCATCATTTCTTTTAATTCCTCAACGTTAGAAGGTGTGGTTAAAAACCCGTATACCAGGCCTAATGCACCCACGATCATAAAAATGATAGCGGTTATTTTTAATTTACTGGATATCGTGTACATATGAATATATCTAAATACAGTTACTTTTAGTTCGTACTTTCTTTGGCTTGATCGGCAGTAGATGCTTGCTCCATAGAAGTTGATGGCTCTGCATTAACTGCAGGTATCAATTCTGTTTTGGCAGCATTTTCTGGTGTATCAAAACTTCTTTCAGGCTTACCTTCAAGTGCACCTTTTAATTTCATTACATAGTGATCTATTTGCCAACGCTCGTTGATAGTAGTTTGAGATGCATAAGATCCCATAGCATTCAATCCATAATACATAGCGTGATATACACTACCTTCTGTAATTGCTCTACCCTGATCATCATAAGAAGGTACCCCAAGGATCTTCTCACGTTCTACCAAAATTCCTTTGCCATTACCTTTATCACCGTGGCATACTGCACAGTAAACAGTGTATAATTGCTGCCCAGCAGCAAGATTCTCCTCTGTATAAGGGATTGGATTTGTTAGTTCTGCTTTTGCCTTTGCACTACCTTCATTTGAGTTTTCATACTCATAAGGAGTCCATCCACGAGGTATAGTTCCTTCTACAGGAGATTTAGCCTCTTGTTGGTCTTCAAAAACATCATACTCTCCATAAGCTTCATATCCAACTGGCTCGTACATGTCTGGGAAGTACTGATAGTTTGGACGTTCTTTGTTAAAGCAGGACGTTGCCGTTACCGCAACAAGCAGTAGTACTATAGATCTATGAAATAAACTTTTCATTCTGTTTATTTATTATTCAATTAATTTAATTTCTGAAGCGCCTGTATCGTATAAGAACTTAGTAAGGCTATCCACATCGTGATTTGCCGCATCAATTTCCACAAGAAAATGATCATCTGTTGTTCTAACGTCTGGATTTTCTGCAACTTTAAATGGCCAGATCTTACTTCTCATATAAAAAGTAATTACCATTAAGTGAGCCGCAAAGAAAACGGTTAATTCAAACATGATAGGCACAAATGCCGGCATGTTTTGAATATAACTGAAACTTGGCTTTCCACCAATGTCTTGAGGCCAGTCTTCAATCATGATAAAGTTCATCATTAAAGTAGCTACCGTTAAACCGGTAATACCATATAAGAATGCACATATCGCTAACCTTGTTGGCGCTAAACCTAGAGCTTTATCCAATCCGTGAACGGGAAATGGAGTAAAAACATCATTTATATGATAATTAGCTTTTCTAGTCTGCTTAACGGCTTGCATAAGCAAGTCATCGTCTGTATATAAAGCATGTATGACTTTCCCTGACATATTAGTTATTTTTTAAATTAGCTGCCTGAGTTGCCCAATCATCACGTTTAGCTCTATCGCCAAATGAATCGACAATTGTATTTAGCACTTCGTAATCCTGAAGAGACATATTACTAATTTGGTTAAAAGTATAGATACCTAATTGATGTAAATTCTGCTCCATCAAAGGTCCAACGTCTGTAAGCTTTTGAAGATCATCCTGACTTTGTACCGCAGGATCAAAAGTTCCAATTCTAGCTAACATAGCATCAACCCTATCTCGCTTAATATCTGTATCTACCAGAGCATTAAGGCTACTTTGATCTACACCATCTCTTGACTCCCCACTAAGAAGATCTCTATTTGGCTCATTAGCCGCTGGTTCACCTGCACTAGGATCATTATCTACGTGAATATGACCATGTGCATGATTAAAATCATCACCATGTTCTGCACGCAATCTCTTATACATTTCACCTGAAGATTTCAAGATTGTTTTAACTTCTGCTTGTGCGATCACTGGGAACGTACGTGCATAAAGCAGGAACAATACAAAGAAGAATCCAATGGTTCCAATAAATACTCCTATATCAACAAAGGTTGGGGAGAACATTGCCCAAGAAGATGGAGTTCTACCTTTACTTAAATCTATAACGATAATATCAAAACGTTCAAACCACATTCCAATGTTAATGATCAAGGCTACAAAGAAGGTCCAAACAATATTTCTTCTTAAGCTCTTAACCCATAAAGTAAGTGGCACAATAAAGTTACAAGTAATAAGTGCCCAGAATGCCCACCAGTATGGCCCTGTTGCAGCACCAAAAGATAGATATGTATAATTTTCATAACTACTACCAGAATACCATCCAATGAAATACTCGGTGATATAAGCTACAGACACAATACCTCCTGTTAAAAGTATCACCTTGTTCATATATTCAATATGAAGAACGGTAATGTAATCTTCAAGATTAGATACTTTTCTCATAATGATCAACAAGGTTTGCACCATGGCGAATCCAGAGAAAATAGCTCCTGCCACGAAGTATGGAGGAAAAATTGTTGAGTGCCACCCAGGAACTACTGAGGTAGCAAAGTCAAAAGATACAATTGTGTGTACAGAAAGTACAAGTGGTGTAGCTAAACCTGCTAATACCAAAGATACTTCTTCAAAACGTTGCCAGTCTTTTACACGTCCACTCCATCCAAAACTAAGAATACCATACATTTTCTTTTGAAAAGGACTAGTAGTCTTGTCACGTATCATTGCAAAATCTGGTAACAAACCTGTCCACCAGAAAACTAGTGATACAGATAAGTAAGTAGATATTGCAAATACATCCCAAAGTAATGGCGAATTGAAGTTAACCCATAATGACCCAAATTGGTTAGGTATAGGTAATACCCAATAAGCTAACCATGGACGTCCCATGTGTATAATTGGGAACAAACCTGCCTGGAATACCGCAAAGATTGTCATTGCTTCTGCAGATCTGTTAACTGCCATTCTCCATTTTTGACGGAACAATAACAATACTGCCGATATTAAGGTCCCGGCGTGACCAATACCAACCCACCAAACAAAGTTGGTAATATCCCAAGCCCATCCAATGGTCTTGTTCAATCCCCAAACCCCGATTCCGGTAGAAACGGTATAAACAATACAACCTATCCCCCATAAAAATGCCACTAAGGCAATCGAGAATACTATCCACCAAGATTTATTGGCCTTACCTAATACAGGAGCAGCTATCTCAACACTAATGTCATGATAGGTTTTATCTCCAATAACTAAAGGCTCTCTTATAGGTGCTTCGTAATGTGACGACATACTCTTAAAAATTGATTCTTAATAATTGATTCTTACACAAATTTTCTAAACCTCGTTTGTATTTTTAACTTTCACTTGATACATCACATTAGGTTGAGTTCCTAAGCTTTCTAAAAGATGATACATTCTCTCATCTTTTTTCATCTTCATGATCTCTGACTCTTTGTTATTGATGTCTCCAAAAACCATAGCTCCTTTATCACAAGCTGCAGAACAAGCTGTATGGAATTCACCATCTTCAACTTCTCTACCATCTCTCTTAGCATCTAGTATAGTTTTTTGTGTTTTCTGAATACACATAGAACATTTTTCCATAACCCCTCTAGAACGAACCACCACATCTGGGTTAAGTACCATTCTACCAAGATCATTATTCATATGGTAATCAAACTCATCGTTCTTAGCATAGTTAAACCAGTTAAAACGACGCACTTTATAAGGACAGTTGTTAGCACAATATCTTGTACCTACACAACGGTTATAAATCATTTGGTTCTGACCTTGACGACCGTGAGATGTTGCGGCAACCGGACATACTGTTTCACATGGAGCGTGATTACAGTGCTGACACATTACAGGTTGGAATGCAACTTCCGGATTTTCATCTGAAGCTGTCTCTACTGCAGAATAAGTATCAAATGCTGCAAGGTTTTCTAAAGCTTCTTGTTCTTCTTTAAAGGTATCTTCAGCAGAGTAATATCTATCGATACGCAACCAGTGCATATCTCTAAACTTTCTTACTTCTTCTTTACCTACTACAGGAACGTTATTTTCAGAATGACAAGCAATAACACAAGCACCACAACCGGTACAAGCATTTAAATCTATAGAAAGATTAAAGTGATGTCCTAAAGTTCTGTCAAAAGATGTCCAGATATCAGCTTTATCAGAATCGGTAGGAACCTCTTCGTGATTATAGCTCACCTCTGGCATTTTATTCCAATGCTCTTTTTCTTCCGTATTAAATTCGTGAAGTGTAGTTTCTTTAATAATATCATCACGACCTGCTAATGTGTTCTGCAATTGCACACATGCAAATTCGTGCATTCCTCCAGCTTTCTCTATAGTTACATTCTGGAAAGATTTGAAATCTTGATAAAGAGGGAAGGCATTTACACCAACCTTCATTTCATCTTGCATTCCTTCTTTCTTACCATAACCTAAAGCAAGTCCAACAGCTCCACGAGCCTGACCAGGCTGAATGATAACAGGTACATTTTTAACAACCTTGTTACCAACTTTAAGATTTACATAGCTACCATTTAAGGCACCGTCTGAAACCGTAGTATTTTCAAGACCTAACTCTTCTGCATCTACTCTAGAAACTGTTAAGTAGTTATCCCAAGTAGTTCTTGTAATAGGGTCTGGCATTTCTTGCAACCATGGGTTGTTAGCTTGCTGACCATCCCCTAAAGAAACTTT is from Gillisia sp. Hel1_33_143 and encodes:
- the nrfD gene encoding NrfD/PsrC family molybdoenzyme membrane anchor subunit, whose translation is MSSHYEAPIREPLVIGDKTYHDISVEIAAPVLGKANKSWWIVFSIALVAFLWGIGCIVYTVSTGIGVWGLNKTIGWAWDITNFVWWVGIGHAGTLISAVLLLFRQKWRMAVNRSAEAMTIFAVFQAGLFPIIHMGRPWLAYWVLPIPNQFGSLWVNFNSPLLWDVFAISTYLSVSLVFWWTGLLPDFAMIRDKTTSPFQKKMYGILSFGWSGRVKDWQRFEEVSLVLAGLATPLVLSVHTIVSFDFATSVVPGWHSTIFPPYFVAGAIFSGFAMVQTLLIIMRKVSNLEDYITVLHIEYMNKVILLTGGIVSVAYITEYFIGWYSGSSYENYTYLSFGAATGPYWWAFWALITCNFIVPLTLWVKSLRRNIVWTFFVALIINIGMWFERFDIIVIDLSKGRTPSSWAMFSPTFVDIGVFIGTIGFFFVLFLLYARTFPVIAQAEVKTILKSSGEMYKRLRAEHGDDFNHAHGHIHVDNDPSAGEPAANEPNRDLLSGESRDGVDQSSLNALVDTDIKRDRVDAMLARIGTFDPAVQSQDDLQKLTDVGPLMEQNLHQLGIYTFNQISNMSLQDYEVLNTIVDSFGDRAKRDDWATQAANLKNN